The region GCCCGCCGGCAGACATTGTTGGCTGAACTGCGCCCGCTAGGCGCCTTCCGCGACCGGCTTTCGATGAGCGCGCGTCACCCGGCCAGCGACGAAGGCGCGCTGCAAGCGTGGCTCGACGATCCGCACAGCGCGCCGCCCGTGCCGCTGGCCGCGCTCGTCGGCCTTGCCATGCTGGCGGTCATCAACGTCGTGCAGGTAGTCGCCTATCTGTCCGGCGCGGAGGCAGGCCTGCTGCCGCTTACGCTGGTGCTGTACGTCGGCCTGAGCGCCGTGTTCATCCGCGCCGTGGCGAAAGTCAGCGAAGACGCGCTCACGGTCTCGTACGAAGTCGGCCGGTTGGCCGCGGCGTTCCGGGTATTGGAGCGTCGACGCACGCCGGGTCGTCCACAGCTCGACCTGCTGCTGGCCCCGTTCCGCGACCCTGCCGCGCGTCCATCGTCGCTGCTTCGCCGGATCAGCCTGATCGCCGGAGCGGCCAGCGTGCGCGCCAATTTCATTGCATGGCTGGTGCTCAACCTGCTCACACCGTGGGATCTCATCACCGCATCGCTGCTGGCGCGCAGCAAACATGCGCTGGCCGCGGCGCTGCCGCGCTGGCTCGATGCGTGGCACGAGGTCGAGGCGCTGTCGGCGCTGGCGACGTTCGCCGACCTGCACCCCGAGTACGCGTTTCCCGCGCTGATCGACGCGCCCGAGCTGCACGCCGAGTCGATCGGCCACCCGCTGATCCCCGCCGAGCGCAAGGTGCGCAATCCGTTCCACGCCGACGCCGACTCGGCCGTCACACTGCTGACCGGCTCGAATATGTCCGGCAAAAGCTCCCTACTGCGCGCGGTCGGCCTCAACATCGCGCTGGCGTATGCGGGCAGTGTGGTCGATGCCGACGCGATGCGCCTCGGTCATTTCCGCCTGTTCACCTGCATCCGCGTGAGCGACTCGGTGGTCGAGGGCTTGAGCTACTTCTACGCCGAAGTGCGCCGCCTGCGCGCCTTGCTCGACGCGCTGGACACGCCCGACGGCTTGACGCTGTTCTACCTGATCGATGAGATCTTCCGCGGCACCAACAACCGCGAACGGCTGATTGGCGGGCGGTCGTATATCCGCGCACTGGCCGAACAGCAGGCGCTCGGGATCGTCGCCACGCACGACCTCGAGCTGACCGCGCTATCGGACGCCGTACCGCACGTGCGCAACCTGCACTTCCGCGAGACGATCACCGACGGACGCATGGCGTTCGACTACGTGCTGCGCACCGGCCCCAGCCCGACGACCAACGCGCTCACCATCATGCGCCTCGAAGGGCTGCCGGTGGACGCGCCCGAATCGGGTAGCGAGGCCGCGCCGGAGACGTTAGGCTAGTGTCGTGACTCCACGCACTTCACACGGAAGGCCGTTCCGACCATGACCGATTCGTTCCTCAAATCGCTGTTCGACCTGAACGGGCAGGTGGCGGTCGTCACCGGCGGGACCGGCGTGTTGGGCGGGGCGATGGCGCGCGGATTGGCGCAGGCTGGGGCGAAGGTCGCCGTTTTGGGCCGCCGCCGCGAGGCCGCCGACACTGTCGTCGCGCAGATCGAAGCTGCGGGCGGCACGGCCCTCGCCACGCCGGCCGACGTGCTCGACCGCGCCTCGCTGGAATTGGCCCGCGACGCCATTGTTCAAGCATGGGGCGGCCTCGACATCCTCGTCAATGCGGCTGGCGGCAACGTCCCCGCGGCAACGGTTGGGCCGGACGGCTCGTTCTTCGACGTTCCGGCGGACGCCTTTCGCAGCGCGCTTGACCTCAACCTGACCGGCACGCTGCTGCCCTCGCAGGTGTTCGGCGCGGTGATGGCCGCACGCGGCAGCGGCACCATCGTCAACATCTCGTCGATGGCGGCGCATCGCGCGCTGACGCGCGTAGTCGCGTATGGCGCGGCCAAAGCCGCTGTCGAGAATTTCACCCGTTGGCTGGCGGTCGAGCTGGCGCAGAAGGTCGGCGCAGGACTGCGCGTGAACGCCATCGCGCCCGGCTTCTTCGTCGGCGAACAGAACCGGCGCCTGCTGCTCAATGAGGACGGCACGCTCACGGCACGCGGCGGGACGATCATCGCACATACACCGGCGGGCCGTTTTGGCGAACCCGAAGACCTGCTCGGCGCGCTGCTGTATCTGGCGGGGCCGGCCAGCCGATTCGTGACCGGCACGGTGATGATCATAGACGGCGGCGTCGACGCCTTCAGCGGGATCTAGGGGCGAGGTTCGCTTAGGCGACGGCTGGCGGAGGCTGCGGCGAAGGAAAACTAACCACAAAGGACACAGAGGACACAGAGAAAAGGGAGCACACAGAGACGGTTTGTAGGGGCGACCCGACGGGTCGCCTTGCCCCTTGTCCCTCCCTTAAACGTCAAGGGCGTAGACGTCGTTCTTCTTCCATCCGCTTTCGGCGGCGACCTGCTTGGCTGCGGCCGACCGGCTGTCGCCCTTGTCGAGGCGTTCCTTGAACGCAGCGCGCACCTGATCGGCGTCCCAATGCAGCGCCTCGGCCGGCGCGCCGCCGATCAGGAGCGTGATCTCCCCGCGTGGGGGCTGCTGACGCATGTGTTCGCGCACCTCGGCCGCGGTGCCACGCACGAATTCTTCGAACTTTTTCGACAGCTCGCGCGCCACCACCACCGGCCGATCCGGTCCGATCCCGGCAACAATCGCGTCGAGCGCGTCGGTCAGGCGGTGCGGGCTTTCGTAGCAGATCATCGTGCGGCGCTCGTCTCTGAGGCCAGCGAAGTAGTCGCTCAGGTGCTTGCGCGGGAGGAATCCGAGGTACACGAACGAGTCGGTCGGCAGGCCCGAGCCGACCAGCGCCGTAATGACCGCGCTGGCTCCGGGCAGCGGCACGACCGGATAGCCGCGCTCGATGGCGGCGCGTACGAGTTCGAAGCCCGGATCGCTGAGGCCGGGCGTGCCGGCGTCGCTGATCAG is a window of Candidatus Flexicrinis affinis DNA encoding:
- a CDS encoding SDR family oxidoreductase, yielding MTDSFLKSLFDLNGQVAVVTGGTGVLGGAMARGLAQAGAKVAVLGRRREAADTVVAQIEAAGGTALATPADVLDRASLELARDAIVQAWGGLDILVNAAGGNVPAATVGPDGSFFDVPADAFRSALDLNLTGTLLPSQVFGAVMAARGSGTIVNISSMAAHRALTRVVAYGAAKAAVENFTRWLAVELAQKVGAGLRVNAIAPGFFVGEQNRRLLLNEDGTLTARGGTIIAHTPAGRFGEPEDLLGALLYLAGPASRFVTGTVMIIDGGVDAFSGI
- the rsmI gene encoding 16S rRNA (cytidine(1402)-2'-O)-methyltransferase — encoded protein: MTGTLYLVPTPIGNLEDITLRALRILKSAALIACEDTRTSRVLLNHFEIDTPLTSYHEHNKLVKLDAILDVLDTGDVALISDAGTPGLSDPGFELVRAAIERGYPVVPLPGASAVITALVGSGLPTDSFVYLGFLPRKHLSDYFAGLRDERRTMICYESPHRLTDALDAIVAGIGPDRPVVVARELSKKFEEFVRGTAAEVREHMRQQPPRGEITLLIGGAPAEALHWDADQVRAAFKERLDKGDSRSAAAKQVAAESGWKKNDVYALDV